TTTTCCCTGGGATATTGACCCTATATTCTCACTCGCATTCAAAGTTTTTGCTGCAACCTGTGTCGTGGCGAGTAAAATTTGCTGGTTGGATAGACCCGCCTTGTGCAAGGCTAATATCTCGCTTATTAAGCCCAGTCCGTGTGGCGAGTAGGGGTTGCCGGAGTCAGAGCCAGCGCCAATTTTTATTCCGGCTTTAGCTAGCTTGATCACGTTATTATATGCGATAGATTTTTTCTGCCAGGCTAGTTTTCTACTGGCCGTTGGTGCCTGGACTTCATTAAACAGGCAGTCCTTCATTTTTGGGTGTATAGGTGCCAAGTCTAATTGAGTGATAGATTGATTTTCATGTTCATCAGCCTGATTATGAAGGACTGATAGAGTGGGTATATAGGTAACCTCGTTTTGTAGCATGAGCTTTACAAATTCATTGTCTACTGGTTCAAAGTTAATACCGTGGGCTAAAGCAGTAGCCCCGGCCTTGATTGCTCGTTTCCCATCTTCCAGGGTGGAGACATGAACAAAAAACGGTAAGTCGGCGCTTTGGGAGCGTTTTCCAATCTCTTTGAGTACATCATCTGAGAGCGGGACGACAGTACCATCAAAAGTTTCTATGATGGCTTTGGTCAACTTTGGCTGGTAACTTAAATGTGCATCCCAGCTCGCACTGATTTGCTCGATACTGTCAATCTCATGAACTTTCACTCCGAATTGGGTACCGTGACCTCTAGGGTTGGTGAAGGCGGGTCCGGAGGCAAATACTAGTGGAGCCAAATCGTTCAACTGGGATATGGATTGCATCATCTCGCTTGACATCAGAAGGTCAGTGACAGCGGTAACGCCATAATAGAGTTGATTGTTTAAGTTGGTTTCTAACGGCAGATGCTGATAATTCTTATAC
This DNA window, taken from Microbulbifer sp. MKSA007, encodes the following:
- a CDS encoding amidohydrolase family protein, which translates into the protein MKVTAIASCLLLASSNSFALETKKNDYDLRIDNVQILTSNAEGFSEKSRIYIQDDRIARITPMTRTALPAENTHDAQGKYAIPGLIDLHVHLSASGSTYKNYQHLPLETNLNNQLYYGVTAVTDLLMSSEMMQSISQLNDLAPLVFASGPAFTNPRGHGTQFGVKVHEIDSIEQISASWDAHLSYQPKLTKAIIETFDGTVVPLSDDVLKEIGKRSQSADLPFFVHVSTLEDGKRAIKAGATALAHGINFEPVDNEFVKLMLQNEVTYIPTLSVLHNQADEHENQSITQLDLAPIHPKMKDCLFNEVQAPTASRKLAWQKKSIAYNNVIKLAKAGIKIGAGSDSGNPYSPHGLGLISEILALHKAGLSNQQILLATTQVAAKTLNASENIGSISQGKRADFILLNKNPIENIQAITNPEKIYLGGVAVERKQLIEKSYATPPIGSSCESSSEKKGHRT